A single region of the Shumkonia mesophila genome encodes:
- a CDS encoding uroporphyrinogen decarboxylase family protein — MKKVERLHAAVNGEKVDRIPGIMWIHFGTDIVDGAETARLHARYLRYYDWDLAKVVNDYRYPLPEGLETLETPQDMLKFRPQSMEHRTYTEQFRCLKCLRADLGPDWPIIDTLFDPFQQIMRKVGFEKAQMVFDNPKEAKPMLEAATETMLAYVREIKRIGVDGVLYSVNGAICPPHPKGVTEEIFREFMRPYEVRVLEEMKGMVRILHVCQSQLDFSRVLDYPCEVFSWWDRNDTCPSLAELRRRTDKCLMGGVDHTKLIEKTRTAIRAEIHDAISQVGRKKFILAPGCTVMTHAPEHILQCVRDTLNEEALAVAA, encoded by the coding sequence ATGAAGAAAGTAGAACGACTTCACGCCGCCGTGAATGGCGAGAAGGTGGATCGCATTCCCGGCATCATGTGGATTCATTTCGGGACGGATATCGTCGATGGCGCCGAGACGGCCCGGCTTCATGCGCGTTATTTGAGGTACTACGATTGGGATCTGGCCAAGGTCGTCAACGACTATCGCTATCCCCTGCCGGAAGGTCTCGAGACCCTCGAAACGCCGCAGGACATGCTGAAATTCCGGCCACAATCGATGGAGCATCGGACCTATACCGAGCAGTTCCGTTGCTTGAAATGCCTGCGTGCGGACCTCGGACCCGATTGGCCCATCATCGACACCTTGTTCGACCCCTTCCAGCAGATCATGCGCAAGGTGGGCTTCGAGAAGGCACAGATGGTTTTCGACAATCCCAAAGAAGCGAAGCCGATGCTGGAAGCGGCCACCGAGACCATGCTGGCCTACGTCCGCGAGATCAAGCGGATCGGCGTTGACGGCGTTCTCTATTCGGTGAACGGCGCCATCTGTCCGCCGCATCCGAAGGGCGTTACCGAAGAAATCTTCCGCGAGTTCATGCGACCCTACGAGGTGCGCGTTCTGGAAGAGATGAAGGGCATGGTGCGGATTCTCCACGTTTGCCAGTCGCAGTTGGATTTCTCGCGGGTTCTCGACTATCCGTGCGAAGTCTTCAGTTGGTGGGATCGCAACGATACCTGCCCGTCGCTCGCCGAGTTGCGCAGGCGGACCGACAAGTGCCTGATGGGTGGCGTCGACCATACGAAACTGATCGAGAAAACCCGCACGGCCATTCGCGCCGAAATCCACGACGCGATCTCGCAGGTCGGGCGAAAGAAGTTCATCCTGGCTCCAGGTTGCACGGTGATGACCCACGCGCCCGAGCATATCCTGCAGTGCGTACGTGACACGCTGAACGAAGAAGCGCTGGCCGTAGCGGCGTGA
- the lptF gene encoding LPS export ABC transporter permease LptF, with product MTRMGLYMFRQLVVGMIMVTAGLTCVIWLMQSLRFVEMIVNRGLTVGTFLYMTMLMLPNFLPIVLPIALFTVVVFIYSKLSTDRELIVMRGAGLSQWALAKPAILLGMIVVLLIYAINLFIMPESWRKFREMQWAFRHSFAHVVLQEGAFNALSSDITVYVRERSKDGQLRGLLVHDNRDKEKPTTYMAERGALVESGAGARLVLFEGNRQEMDRKTGRLSLLYFDRSAFDLEDVLESPEARYREASERTLDELLNVSNDPTVPPQDHGKFTVEAHKRLSSPLLAMGFNIIALACMLSGTFSRRSQSHRVILAIAFLIVVQAGVLAIQYYSARDLAWIPVLYASAVAPSIFGYMALLHARDWHRRRNRPAVATP from the coding sequence ATGACCAGAATGGGCCTGTACATGTTCCGACAGCTTGTCGTCGGCATGATCATGGTTACGGCCGGCCTGACCTGCGTCATCTGGCTGATGCAGTCGCTGCGCTTCGTCGAAATGATCGTCAACCGCGGCCTGACCGTCGGCACCTTCCTTTACATGACCATGCTCATGCTGCCCAACTTCCTGCCGATCGTGCTGCCGATCGCGCTGTTCACGGTGGTCGTGTTCATCTACAGCAAATTGAGCACCGACCGCGAACTGATCGTCATGCGGGGCGCGGGATTGAGCCAATGGGCCCTGGCCAAGCCGGCCATCCTGCTCGGCATGATCGTCGTTCTCCTGATCTACGCGATCAACCTTTTCATCATGCCGGAATCGTGGCGCAAGTTCCGCGAGATGCAATGGGCCTTTCGCCACAGCTTCGCGCATGTCGTCCTCCAGGAAGGGGCCTTCAACGCGCTCAGCAGCGACATCACGGTCTATGTCCGCGAGCGCAGCAAGGACGGCCAATTGCGCGGCCTCCTGGTGCACGACAACCGAGACAAGGAAAAGCCGACCACCTACATGGCCGAACGCGGGGCCCTGGTCGAAAGCGGCGCCGGAGCCCGCCTGGTCCTTTTCGAAGGCAATCGCCAGGAGATGGACCGCAAAACCGGCCGCCTGTCGCTCCTCTATTTCGACCGCTCGGCCTTCGACCTGGAAGACGTGCTGGAGAGCCCCGAGGCCCGATACCGGGAAGCCAGCGAACGGACGCTGGACGAACTCTTGAACGTCTCCAACGACCCGACGGTGCCGCCACAGGACCACGGCAAGTTCACCGTCGAGGCGCACAAGAGGCTGTCGTCGCCCCTTCTCGCCATGGGGTTCAACATCATCGCCCTGGCCTGCATGCTGTCCGGGACGTTCAGCCGGCGATCCCAAAGCCATCGGGTGATTCTGGCCATCGCGTTCCTGATCGTCGTCCAGGCCGGCGTCCTTGCCATCCAATATTACAGCGCACGCGATTTGGCCTGGATTCCCGTTCTCTACGCCTCTGCCGTGGCTCCATCCATCTTCGGCTACATGGCGCTGCTACACGCCAGGGACTGGCACCGCCGCCGGAACCGCCCGGCCGTGGCAACACCGTAA
- a CDS encoding GntR family transcriptional regulator, producing the protein MHRQTPDTPDSPKRLIDTAYELLRSDIVQCRLKPGEQVSEAHLAQRYGLGKAPIRSALSRLCQERLVEPLARRGHRVARLTIRDVIDVFEMRIILEPKAARMAAGRIGGSVLDRLAEICRQEYRPGDPVSRAIYLQATYELHATIANASGNWRLAVAIIQHLDESQRIRHLGLAGTDINRTARAQHLALLAAIREGDGDRAEAISHEHLQTARKLFVDELINHPSILDRDAKLGAA; encoded by the coding sequence GTGCACCGCCAAACCCCAGATACACCGGATTCGCCGAAACGGCTGATCGATACGGCGTACGAGTTGTTGCGGTCGGACATCGTTCAGTGCCGTCTGAAGCCGGGCGAGCAGGTTTCCGAGGCGCATCTCGCGCAGCGCTACGGGCTTGGAAAGGCTCCCATCCGCAGCGCGCTGTCCCGCCTTTGCCAGGAAAGATTGGTCGAGCCCCTTGCGCGGCGCGGCCATCGGGTCGCGCGGTTGACCATCCGGGATGTCATCGACGTCTTCGAGATGCGGATCATTCTCGAACCCAAGGCAGCCCGTATGGCGGCGGGACGAATCGGCGGCAGTGTCCTGGATCGGTTGGCGGAGATCTGCCGCCAGGAGTATCGACCGGGAGATCCGGTAAGCCGGGCGATCTACTTGCAGGCGACCTACGAACTCCACGCGACCATCGCGAACGCCTCCGGGAACTGGCGTTTGGCGGTGGCCATAATCCAGCATCTCGACGAAAGTCAGCGCATTCGCCACCTCGGACTGGCCGGCACCGACATAAACCGCACAGCGCGCGCACAGCACTTGGCGCTGCTCGCTGCGATCCGCGAAGGAGACGGAGATCGAGCCGAAGCCATCAGCCACGAGCATCTCCAGACGGCGCGGAAACTTTTCGTCGATGAGTTGATAAATCACCCGTCGATTCTGGATCGCGACGCGAAGCTTGGTGCTGCATGA
- a CDS encoding TRAP transporter substrate-binding protein, whose product MKRLFGLLLVAAAIGIVSSGSAQAKYDLRLATVVTKPHPWIDAGEYMAAEIAKRTKGEVKINVFPGGALGTDQSSIDEMRMGTVDFVIGSTQNAAPFIPEYQIFSLNYLFDNVAAFSRATANGGALFAKFAKIHGDRDLGFKLLAFTSGGVRNMSNNTRPITTPDDLKGMKMRVTAAKIEADIWKALGTLPTTLPWSEIYTAVQTGVVQGFESTISGYKGSKLYEVGPYHAKTEHQVMVSHISMSTATYNRLPKEFQKIVEDVAVEAAALCTKNGDKYDAAFLDELQAKYGVKVSEVDKRAFMALVVPLQDEFASQKKMKDVLELIRVGQK is encoded by the coding sequence ATGAAGAGGCTATTTGGGTTATTGTTGGTTGCCGCTGCGATCGGCATCGTGTCTTCCGGCAGTGCCCAGGCGAAGTACGATCTTCGGCTGGCGACGGTGGTGACCAAGCCTCACCCCTGGATCGACGCCGGCGAATACATGGCCGCTGAGATCGCGAAGCGGACGAAGGGCGAAGTCAAGATCAACGTTTTCCCCGGGGGCGCCCTGGGCACGGACCAGTCGTCTATCGACGAGATGCGCATGGGCACCGTCGATTTCGTGATTGGATCGACCCAGAACGCAGCCCCCTTCATTCCCGAGTATCAGATCTTCAGTCTCAACTACCTGTTCGATAACGTCGCCGCATTCAGCCGCGCGACGGCGAATGGCGGTGCGCTGTTCGCGAAGTTCGCGAAAATCCATGGCGACCGCGACCTCGGATTCAAGCTGCTCGCCTTCACCAGTGGCGGCGTGCGGAACATGAGCAACAACACGCGGCCCATCACGACGCCGGACGACCTCAAGGGCATGAAGATGCGGGTTACCGCGGCGAAGATCGAGGCGGACATCTGGAAGGCCCTCGGCACCCTGCCGACGACTTTGCCGTGGTCCGAGATATACACGGCCGTCCAGACCGGGGTCGTGCAGGGCTTCGAGAGCACCATCAGCGGCTATAAGGGCAGCAAGCTTTACGAGGTCGGGCCCTACCATGCCAAGACCGAGCATCAGGTCATGGTTAGCCACATTTCGATGAGTACCGCGACCTACAACCGGCTGCCGAAGGAATTCCAGAAGATCGTCGAAGACGTCGCGGTCGAGGCCGCCGCCCTCTGCACGAAGAACGGTGACAAATATGACGCCGCCTTCCTCGATGAACTTCAGGCGAAATACGGCGTCAAGGTCAGCGAGGTCGACAAGCGGGCGTTCATGGCGCTCGTCGTGCCGCTGCAGGACGAGTTCGCTTCGCAGAAGAAGATGAAGGACGTTCTCGAGTTGATTCGAGTGGGGCAGAAGTAG
- a CDS encoding peptidylprolyl isomerase: MRKFLLIFLACGFAIIGHPAVAQEAQKIAAVVNDEVISLFDLQARLSLVIAGSDTRDSPETRRRLAPEVLRRMIDEVLQLQEAKRLGVTVAGAEVEQAMATIERQNGMPKGGLSAFLASRGLDKSILAGQLEPQIAWGKVIGRRIRPQIQVPPEEVSETLARIKAGVGKPEYLLAEIFLRVDEPENEAQIRQVAQRIIQQLQQGANFAAVARNFSQAASATEGGNLGWVRAEELGDELAAPVSQMQPGQVMGPVRTLSGFQIVMLRERRLAAGLSGGDAEVQLQQLFFPLPANAPEPQVRDATAKAQSMAARAKSCGDMESLARELATPMSGSLGKLKTSALPAVVQNAIRNLEVGRPSPPVRTENGLAVLMVCDRQGGQNAEQDQRQQIERMITLQRLDAAAQRYLRDMRRAAFIDIRL, from the coding sequence ATGAGAAAATTCCTTCTGATCTTCCTGGCATGCGGTTTCGCAATCATCGGCCATCCCGCCGTTGCGCAGGAAGCCCAAAAGATCGCCGCCGTCGTCAACGACGAGGTCATCTCCCTTTTCGACCTTCAGGCCCGGCTGTCGCTGGTCATCGCCGGATCGGATACCAGGGACAGTCCGGAAACCCGGCGTCGTCTGGCGCCCGAGGTCCTTCGCCGGATGATCGACGAGGTTCTCCAGCTCCAGGAAGCGAAGCGGCTGGGCGTCACCGTCGCCGGTGCCGAGGTCGAACAGGCCATGGCCACCATCGAACGCCAGAACGGCATGCCAAAGGGCGGCCTAAGCGCGTTCCTGGCGAGCCGCGGCCTCGACAAATCGATCCTGGCGGGCCAGCTCGAGCCGCAGATCGCGTGGGGCAAGGTCATCGGCCGCCGCATTCGGCCCCAGATCCAGGTGCCGCCCGAGGAAGTGAGCGAGACCCTGGCCCGGATCAAGGCCGGCGTCGGCAAGCCGGAGTACCTGCTGGCGGAGATCTTCCTGCGCGTCGACGAGCCGGAAAACGAGGCGCAAATCCGCCAAGTCGCCCAGCGGATCATACAGCAGCTGCAGCAGGGCGCCAACTTCGCCGCCGTGGCGAGGAATTTCTCGCAGGCCGCCTCGGCGACGGAGGGCGGGAATTTGGGTTGGGTGCGGGCCGAAGAGCTGGGAGACGAGCTGGCGGCCCCGGTTTCCCAGATGCAGCCGGGCCAGGTCATGGGGCCGGTCCGCACACTCAGCGGCTTCCAGATTGTCATGTTGCGCGAGCGCCGCCTCGCCGCCGGGCTGTCCGGCGGGGACGCCGAAGTGCAGTTGCAGCAGCTGTTCTTCCCGCTGCCCGCCAACGCCCCGGAACCCCAGGTCCGGGACGCCACCGCCAAGGCCCAGTCGATGGCCGCCCGGGCGAAAAGCTGTGGCGACATGGAATCCCTGGCCCGGGAATTGGCCACGCCGATGTCGGGAAGCCTGGGCAAGCTGAAGACCAGCGCCCTGCCGGCCGTTGTCCAGAACGCCATTCGCAATCTCGAAGTCGGGCGTCCCAGCCCCCCCGTGCGTACCGAAAATGGCCTGGCGGTGCTGATGGTGTGCGACCGCCAGGGCGGCCAGAACGCCGAGCAGGATCAGCGTCAGCAGATCGAGCGCATGATCACCCTGCAACGCCTGGACGCCGCCGCCCAGCGCTATCTTCGCGACATGCGCCGGGCGGCCTTCATCGACATCCGTCTGTGA
- a CDS encoding FAD-binding oxidoreductase, translated as MMTAGQALAAIRTAVGPKGWIDDASTMEPYLKESRGLYRGHCAAVVRPASTAETAEVVRLCAAVGLPITPQGGNTGHVGGGVPEGGIILSVGRMNRIRTIDPLNHTMTVEAGCILAEIQRAAENIGCLFPLSMASEGSCQIGGNLSTNAGGIAVLRYGNAREQVMGLEVVLPDGQVWNGLRGLRKDNTGYDLKHLFIGAEGTLGIITAAVVKLYPRPKVRETALAGMTSVEAVLDLFARVRDAAGDTLTGFEMMPRIAVEFGCRHMPGVADPFGEPHRYYALIELTSSRPGDPLRDVLQNELAQALEGGLIADAVVAASLSQADALWRIREAIPEAQKHEGGSIKHDISVPVSRIADFMNLAIPRMEREIPGVRVCAFGHVGDGNIHFNLSQPIGADRQAFLDRWQPINRIVNAMVADLGGSISAEHGIGRLKVNQLREFKPEPEIAMMRKIKAALDAGNIMNPGKVILPQDKR; from the coding sequence ATGATGACGGCGGGCCAGGCCCTGGCCGCCATCCGCACCGCCGTCGGGCCGAAGGGATGGATCGACGATGCGTCCACGATGGAGCCCTACCTCAAGGAAAGCCGCGGCCTTTACCGCGGGCATTGCGCCGCCGTCGTGCGCCCGGCCTCGACCGCGGAAACCGCCGAGGTGGTGCGGCTGTGCGCCGCCGTCGGCCTGCCGATCACGCCCCAGGGCGGCAACACCGGCCATGTCGGCGGCGGCGTGCCGGAGGGCGGCATCATCCTTTCCGTCGGGCGCATGAACCGCATCCGCACCATCGACCCCTTGAACCACACGATGACGGTGGAAGCCGGGTGCATCCTGGCGGAGATCCAGCGCGCCGCCGAGAATATCGGCTGCCTGTTTCCGCTGAGCATGGCCTCGGAAGGCAGCTGCCAGATCGGCGGCAACCTGTCGACCAACGCCGGCGGCATCGCCGTGCTGCGCTATGGCAACGCCCGCGAACAGGTCATGGGCCTTGAGGTGGTGTTGCCGGACGGCCAGGTGTGGAACGGGCTGCGCGGCCTGCGCAAGGACAACACCGGCTACGACTTGAAGCACCTGTTCATCGGCGCCGAGGGGACGCTGGGCATCATCACGGCGGCCGTCGTCAAGCTCTACCCCCGCCCCAAGGTACGGGAAACGGCGCTGGCCGGCATGACCAGCGTGGAAGCCGTGCTGGATCTCTTCGCGCGGGTCCGCGACGCCGCCGGCGACACCCTGACCGGCTTCGAGATGATGCCGCGCATCGCAGTCGAATTCGGCTGCCGGCACATGCCGGGGGTGGCCGACCCGTTCGGGGAGCCGCATCGCTACTACGCGCTGATCGAACTGACCAGTTCGCGCCCGGGCGATCCGCTGCGCGACGTCCTGCAGAACGAACTCGCCCAGGCCCTGGAAGGCGGCCTCATCGCCGACGCCGTGGTCGCCGCCAGCCTGTCGCAGGCCGACGCCCTGTGGAGAATCAGGGAAGCCATCCCGGAAGCCCAGAAGCACGAGGGCGGCAGCATCAAGCACGACATCTCGGTGCCGGTGTCGCGCATCGCCGATTTCATGAACTTGGCCATTCCCAGGATGGAGCGGGAAATTCCGGGGGTACGGGTGTGCGCCTTCGGGCACGTCGGCGACGGCAACATCCACTTCAACCTGAGCCAGCCGATCGGCGCCGACCGCCAGGCGTTCCTGGACCGCTGGCAACCGATCAACCGCATCGTCAACGCCATGGTCGCCGACCTTGGCGGCAGCATCAGCGCCGAACACGGGATCGGCCGCCTGAAGGTGAACCAGCTGCGCGAATTCAAGCCGGAGCCGGAAATCGCCATGATGCGCAAGATCAAGGCCGCGCTCGACGCCGGCAACATCATGAATCCCGGAAAGGTCATCCTCCCGCAAGACAAGCGATGA
- a CDS encoding LPS-assembly protein LptD, with the protein MMARLLPSLLAAAGIVAAALLLPALARAQQPAGAEEPPVLLRADSMSYDRELGVVTASGHVEVSRNNQVLLTDHLIYNQRDDLVTATGNVSLLEPEGNVFFADYVELTGDLKNGIVRDIRIILTDGARIAANGGERTDGTVHEMTKGVYSPCNLCSDDPTRPPLWQVKAVKLTQDNQTHDVSYEDAWLEIKGVPVAYTPYFSHPDPTVKKRSGLLPPSFGSSSDLGMVVRVPYFYNISPSEDVTLTPFIASDEGPGLIGDYRRHFQKGKADVTASITQDSESDVRGHIDSQGRFDIDNTWRWGFDAERATDDTYMRRYGFGSPQSLTSRLYTEAFRKRNYFAANTYAFQGLQADDDPGTTPVVLPMLDYRHVGEPGKFGGRTRMDVNVLSLARSEGTDTRRFSVDAGYDIPYTGPLGDVYTLSTSLRGDIYQVNDLEGGDGEDTYNGVSERLIPEIGLNWRFPFVRSEGRIVQIFEPITSMFVSPYGGNPNTIPNEDSQEIEFDDTNLFDSSRFSGLDRVESGPRVNYGVRWAAYGAGGGHTSVLVGQSYRLKKDDTFAEGSGLEDNLSDIVARAQVSPNQYLDLLYRTRLDKEDFAPRRNEFTVSTGPRSLRLSAGYVFFDRQQESEFTDSREEWRSAVSAQINRYWRTTTSVVYDAEEKESRSYDMSLIYEDECLIFDTRLARTFYSDRDLVPSDSIIFRIMFKTLGEFTTTAY; encoded by the coding sequence ATGATGGCAAGGTTGCTTCCCAGTCTCCTGGCCGCCGCCGGGATCGTTGCCGCAGCCTTGCTGTTGCCGGCGCTGGCGCGCGCGCAGCAGCCGGCCGGAGCCGAAGAACCCCCGGTCCTGCTCAGGGCCGATTCCATGAGCTACGACCGCGAACTGGGCGTGGTGACCGCGAGCGGCCATGTCGAAGTTTCGCGCAACAACCAGGTCCTGCTGACCGACCATCTTATCTACAACCAGCGCGACGACCTGGTGACGGCGACCGGCAACGTCAGTCTTCTCGAGCCCGAGGGCAACGTCTTCTTCGCCGACTACGTGGAACTGACCGGCGATCTGAAAAACGGAATCGTCCGCGACATCCGCATCATCCTGACCGACGGCGCCCGCATCGCCGCCAACGGCGGCGAACGGACGGATGGCACCGTCCACGAAATGACCAAAGGGGTCTATTCGCCCTGCAATCTCTGCTCCGACGATCCCACGCGGCCGCCGTTGTGGCAGGTCAAGGCCGTCAAACTGACCCAGGACAATCAGACCCACGACGTCAGCTACGAGGACGCGTGGCTGGAAATCAAGGGCGTGCCGGTCGCCTATACACCCTACTTTTCCCATCCCGACCCGACGGTCAAAAAGCGCAGCGGACTCCTGCCGCCCAGCTTTGGATCGTCGTCGGACCTGGGGATGGTCGTGCGGGTCCCCTATTTCTACAATATCAGCCCCTCCGAGGACGTCACGCTGACGCCGTTCATAGCGTCGGACGAAGGCCCTGGCCTGATCGGCGACTACCGCCGGCACTTTCAGAAAGGCAAGGCCGATGTTACCGCGAGCATCACGCAGGATTCCGAAAGCGACGTCCGCGGGCATATCGACAGCCAAGGGCGGTTCGACATCGACAACACCTGGCGGTGGGGCTTCGACGCCGAGCGGGCGACCGATGACACCTACATGCGCCGTTATGGATTCGGATCTCCGCAGAGTTTGACCAGCCGCCTCTATACGGAAGCGTTCCGCAAGCGCAACTACTTCGCGGCCAACACTTACGCCTTCCAGGGACTCCAAGCGGATGACGACCCTGGCACCACCCCTGTCGTCCTGCCTATGCTCGACTACCGCCACGTCGGCGAACCCGGGAAGTTCGGCGGGCGCACCCGCATGGACGTCAACGTGCTCTCGCTGGCCCGCAGCGAGGGCACCGACACGCGCCGGTTTTCGGTCGATGCCGGCTATGACATCCCGTACACCGGTCCCCTAGGCGACGTCTACACCCTGTCGACATCGTTGCGCGGCGACATCTACCAAGTCAACGACCTGGAAGGCGGCGACGGCGAAGACACCTATAACGGCGTATCCGAACGGCTGATTCCCGAGATCGGGCTCAACTGGCGCTTTCCCTTCGTTCGCTCCGAGGGCCGCATCGTGCAAATTTTCGAGCCGATCACCTCGATGTTCGTCAGCCCCTACGGCGGCAATCCGAATACCATTCCCAACGAGGACAGCCAGGAAATCGAATTCGACGACACCAATCTTTTCGATTCCAGCCGGTTTTCCGGATTGGACCGGGTGGAAAGCGGCCCGCGGGTGAACTATGGGGTCCGGTGGGCCGCCTACGGGGCGGGCGGTGGACACACCTCGGTTCTCGTCGGCCAGAGCTATCGCCTCAAGAAGGACGATACCTTCGCCGAGGGCTCCGGCCTCGAGGACAACCTCTCCGACATCGTCGCCCGCGCCCAGGTATCGCCAAACCAATATCTCGACCTGCTCTACCGAACCCGCCTGGACAAGGAAGATTTCGCGCCCCGAAGGAACGAATTCACGGTGTCGACAGGGCCGCGGTCGCTGCGTCTGAGCGCCGGCTATGTCTTCTTCGACCGCCAGCAGGAGAGCGAATTCACCGACTCGCGCGAGGAATGGCGCTCCGCCGTTAGCGCCCAAATCAACCGCTACTGGCGGACCACCACGTCGGTCGTCTACGACGCCGAAGAGAAAGAAAGCCGCTCGTACGACATGAGCCTCATCTATGAAGATGAATGCCTGATCTTCGATACCCGGCTTGCCCGCACGTTCTATTCGGACCGCGACCTCGTGCCCAGCGACAGCATCATCTTCCGCATAATGTTCAAGACCCTCGGCGAGTTCACCACCACCGCCTACTGA
- the lptG gene encoding LPS export ABC transporter permease LptG has product MAIRLSSTLSFYIGRNFLVGFLMLFGIFLMIILMFDVIELMRRASSKSHITFTLVLEMALLKLPHMGQQLFPFAALFGAMAVFWRLTRYHELVVTRAAGVSAWQFLFPVVTIALLLGVLKITTLNPLAAVLLTRYERLESTEFKGEVSFLALSKSGLWLRQANQNGQSVIFATHVFQERTLVELKNVLVFIYEGDSKFLGRIDADSARLEDGFWHMKNARISAPEQPTQFDKEYWLATDLTLDKIQDSFATPETMSFWALPEFIETLEKSGFSAVRHRLYWNSLLAAPLMICAMILIAATFTLRHSRRSGNTVVVAGGILAGFVVYFFQDIVFALGLSNSIPVALAAWAPASIATLLGLAMLLHLEDG; this is encoded by the coding sequence GTGGCGATCCGTCTTTCCTCGACGCTCTCTTTCTACATCGGCCGCAATTTCCTGGTCGGCTTCCTGATGCTGTTCGGGATTTTCCTGATGATCATCCTGATGTTCGACGTCATCGAACTGATGCGGCGGGCATCGTCGAAATCCCACATCACCTTCACCCTTGTCCTGGAAATGGCGCTGCTGAAGCTGCCCCACATGGGTCAGCAGCTTTTCCCGTTCGCCGCCCTGTTCGGGGCCATGGCCGTTTTCTGGCGACTGACCCGGTATCACGAGTTGGTGGTGACCCGGGCGGCCGGGGTGTCGGCTTGGCAGTTCCTGTTTCCGGTGGTGACGATCGCGCTTCTGCTGGGCGTGCTGAAGATCACCACGCTGAACCCGCTGGCGGCTGTGCTGCTGACCCGCTACGAGCGCCTGGAGTCGACGGAATTCAAGGGCGAGGTCAGCTTCCTGGCGTTGTCGAAAAGCGGCCTATGGTTGCGCCAGGCGAACCAAAACGGGCAGTCCGTCATCTTCGCCACCCACGTCTTCCAGGAACGCACCCTGGTCGAATTGAAGAACGTCCTGGTTTTCATCTACGAGGGCGACAGCAAGTTCCTGGGGCGCATCGACGCCGATTCCGCCCGTCTCGAGGACGGCTTCTGGCACATGAAGAACGCCCGCATTTCCGCGCCCGAGCAGCCCACCCAATTCGACAAGGAATACTGGCTGGCGACGGACCTGACGTTGGACAAGATCCAGGACAGCTTCGCCACCCCCGAAACCATGTCGTTCTGGGCGCTGCCGGAGTTCATCGAAACGCTCGAGAAATCCGGGTTTTCGGCGGTCCGCCACCGCCTGTACTGGAACTCGCTGCTGGCCGCGCCGCTGATGATCTGCGCGATGATCCTGATTGCCGCCACCTTCACCCTGCGCCATTCCCGGCGCAGCGGAAACACGGTTGTCGTGGCCGGCGGCATCCTGGCCGGGTTCGTCGTCTATTTCTTCCAGGACATCGTTTTCGCGCTCGGCCTGTCGAACAGCATCCCGGTCGCGCTGGCGGCGTGGGCTCCCGCCAGCATCGCCACGCTGCTGGGGCTTGCCATGTTGCTTCATCTCGAAGATGGTTGA
- a CDS encoding L-threonylcarbamoyladenylate synthase — protein sequence MTHRQTSILKASPEAIHEAAQALRRGGLVAFPTETVYGLGADATSDAAVAAIFAAKNRPQFNPLIVHFADAERAAAAVAFDERARTMAQAFWPGPLTLVLPRRAANGISLLVSAGLDTVAVRVPSQPVARALLVEAGLPVAAPSANRSFSVSPTTASHVAADLDGRIDLILDDGPCRLGLESTVVDLSTKASTLLRLGGLPVEDIEAVIGPLAPPTGGRPKSPGMLSRHYAPGRPVRLNAAEAGPDEALLGFGPHVPGATLNLSPRGNLAEAAANFFAMMRELDRGEFAAIAVSPIPQTGLGRAINDRLNRAATPQGADDMNGISAP from the coding sequence TTGACCCATCGCCAGACCTCGATCCTCAAGGCCTCCCCGGAGGCCATCCACGAGGCCGCGCAAGCGCTTCGGCGCGGCGGCCTGGTCGCCTTTCCAACCGAGACGGTGTACGGCCTGGGGGCGGACGCCACCAGCGACGCGGCGGTCGCCGCCATCTTCGCCGCCAAGAACCGGCCCCAGTTCAATCCGCTGATCGTCCATTTCGCCGATGCCGAAAGGGCGGCGGCGGCCGTCGCCTTCGACGAACGGGCCCGCACGATGGCCCAAGCCTTTTGGCCGGGGCCCCTGACCCTGGTGCTGCCCAGGCGCGCCGCCAACGGCATCTCGCTCCTGGTCAGCGCCGGGCTCGACACCGTGGCCGTGCGCGTTCCCAGCCAGCCGGTGGCGCGGGCGCTGCTTGTCGAGGCCGGCCTTCCCGTCGCCGCGCCCAGCGCCAACCGCTCGTTCTCGGTCAGCCCGACGACGGCATCGCACGTCGCCGCCGACCTCGATGGGCGCATCGATCTCATCCTGGATGACGGCCCGTGCCGGCTTGGCCTGGAATCGACGGTCGTCGACCTCAGCACGAAAGCCTCCACGCTGCTGCGCCTGGGCGGCCTTCCAGTCGAGGACATCGAGGCCGTCATCGGGCCGCTGGCCCCCCCCACCGGCGGCCGGCCGAAGTCGCCGGGCATGTTGAGCCGCCACTACGCGCCCGGCCGGCCGGTCCGCCTGAACGCCGCCGAGGCCGGCCCCGACGAGGCCCTGCTCGGCTTCGGCCCGCATGTTCCCGGCGCCACCCTCAACCTGAGCCCGCGCGGCAACCTTGCGGAGGCCGCCGCCAACTTCTTCGCCATGATGCGCGAACTGGACCGCGGCGAGTTCGCCGCCATCGCCGTCTCGCCCATTCCGCAGACGGGCCTGGGGCGCGCCATCAACGACCGCCTGAACCGCGCGGCCACCCCGCAGGGAGCAGACGACATGAACGGGATTTCGGCGCCATGA